A genome region from Trichosurus vulpecula isolate mTriVul1 chromosome 5, mTriVul1.pri, whole genome shotgun sequence includes the following:
- the CHD4 gene encoding chromodomain-helicase-DNA-binding protein 4 isoform X1, translated as MASGLGSPSPCSAGSEEEDMEVLLNSLPPPHPENEEDPEEDLSEAETPKLKKKKKPKKPRDPKIPKSKRQKKERVLLCRQLGDSSGEGPEFVEEEDEMVLRSDSEGSDYTPGKKKKKKLGPKKEKKSKSKRKEEEEEDDDDDDSKEPKSSGQLLEDWGMEDIDHVFSEEDYRTLTNYKAFSQFVRPLIAAKNPKIAVSKMMMVLGAKWREFSTNNPFKGSSGASVAAAAAAAVAVVESMVTATEVAPPPPPVEVPIRKAKTKEGKGPNARRKPKASPRVPDAKKPKPKKVAPLKIKLGGFGSKRKRSSSEDDDLDVESDFDDASINSYSVSDGSTSRSSRSRKKLRATKKKKKGEEEVTAVDGYETDHQDYCEVCQQGGEIILCDTCPRAYHMVCLDPDMEKAPEGKWSCPHCEKEGIQWEAKEDNSEGEEILEEVGGDPEEEDDHHMEFCRVCKDGGELLCCDTCPSSYHIHCLNPPLPEIPNGEWLCPRCTCPSLKGKVQKILIWKWGQPPSPTPVPRPPDADPNTPSPKPLEGRPERQFFVKWQGMSYWHCSWVSELQLELHCQVMFRNYQRKNDMDEPPSGDFGGEEEKSRKRKNKDPKFAEMEERFYRYGIKPEWMMIHRILNHSVDKKGHVHYLIKWRDLPYDQASWESEDVEVQDYDLFKQSYWNHRELMRGEEGRPGKKLKKVKLRKLERPPETPTVDPTVKYERQPEYLDATGGTLHPYQMEGLNWLRFSWAQGTDTILADEMGLGKTVQTAVFLYSLYKEGHSKGPFLVSAPLSTIINWEREFEMWAPDMYVVTYVGDKDSRAIIRENEFSFEDNAIRGGKKASRMKKEASVKFHVLLTSYELITIDMAILGSIDWACLIVDEAHRLKNNQSKFFRVLNGYSLQHKLLLTGTPLQNNLEELFHLLNFLTPERFHNLEGFLEEFADIAKEDQIKKLHDMLGPHMLRRLKADVFKNMPSKTELIVRVELSPMQKKYYKYILTRNFEALNARGGGNQVSLLNVVMDLKKCCNHPYLFPVAAMEAPKMPNGMYDGSALIRASGKLLLLQKMLKNLKEGGHRVLIFSQMTKMLDLLEDFLEHEGYKYERIDGGITGNMRQEAIDRFNAPGAQQFCFLLSTRAGGLGINLATADTVIIYDSDWNPHNDIQAFSRAHRIGQNKKVMIYRFVTRASVEERITQVAKKKMMLTHLVVRPGLGSKTGSMSKQELDDILKFGTEELFKDEATDGGGDNKEGEDSSVIHYDDKAIERLLDRNQDETEDTELQGMNEYLSSFKVAQYVVREEEMGEEEEVEREIIKQEESVDPDYWEKLLRHHYEQQQEDLARNLGKGKRIRKQVNYNDGSQEDRGVSGRPHPLPLGRSPRAVGPAHLPSLPPDWQDDQSDNQSDYSVASEEGDEDFDERSEAPRRPSRKGLRNDKDKPLPPLLARVGGNIEVLGFNARQRKAFLNAIMRYGMPPQDAFTTQWLVRDLRGKSEKEFKAYVSLFMRHLCEPGADGAETFADGVPREGLSRQHVLTRIGVMSLIRKKVQEFEHVNGRWSMPELAEVEENKKMSQPGSPSPKTPTPSTPGDTQPNTPAPVPPPDDGVKAEENNNKEEENTEGEREVKPTAPETSVEGTQPSASNPEEEKVLAEPLEGEEKVDKPEVKEKTEETMETETKGVAETEKVEEKSAVDLTPIVVEDKEEKKEEEEKKEVMLQNGETPKDLGDEKQKKNIKQRFMFNIADGGFTELHSLWQNEERAATVTKKTYEIWHRRHDYWLLAGIINHGYARWQDIQNDPRYAILNEPFKGEMNRGNFLEIKNKFLARRFKLLEQALVIEEQLRRAAYLNMSEDPSHPSMALNTRFAEVECLAESHQHLSKESMAGNKPANAVLHKVLKQLEELLSDMKADVTRLPATIARIPPVAVRLQMSERNILSRLANRGPEPTPQQVAQQQ; from the exons AGGCAGAGACTCCTAAactcaaaaagaagaagaagcctAAGAAACCCCGGGATCCTAAAATCCCAAAGAGCAAGCGACAAAAAAAGGAG CGTGTGCTCTTATGCCGGCAGCTGGGAGACAGTTCTGGGGAGGGGCCTGAGTTtgtggaggaagaagatgagatgGTTTTGCGATCAGACAGCGAGGGCAGTGACTATACTCCtggcaagaagaagaagaagaagcttggacctaagaaagagaagaaaagcaagtctaagaggaaggaggaggaagaagaggatgatgatgatgatgattcaaaG GAGCCCAAGTCATCGGGTCAGCTTCTGGAAGACTGGGGCATGGAGGACATTGACCATGTGTTCTCAGAAGAAGATTATCGCACTCTTACCAACTATAAGGCCTTCAGCCAGTTTGTCCG ACCTCTTATTGCTGCTAAGAACCCCAAGATTGCGGTTTCCAAGATGATGATGGTTCTAGGGGCCAAGTGGCGAGAGTTCAGCACCAACAACCCCTTCAAGGGCAGTTCTGGGGCCTCAGTGGCAgcggcagctgctgctgctgtggctgtaGTGGAGAGTATGGTAACTGCAACTGAAGttgccccacctccaccccctgtGGAAGTGCCCATCCGCAAGGCCAAAACCAAGGAGGGCAAAG gtcCCAATGCCCGGCGGAAGCCTAAAGCTAGCCCCCGTGTGCCTGATGCTAAGAAGCCTAAACCGAAGAAGGTGGCACCCCtgaaaatcaaactgggaggctTTGGCTCTAAGCGCAAGAGGTCTTCG AGTGAAGATGATGACCTGGATGTGGAATCTGACTTTGATGATGCTAGTATCAACAGTTACTCCGTGTCAGATGGTTCAACTAGTCGGAGCAGCCGCAGCCGCAAGAAACTCAGagctaccaaaaagaaaaagaaag GCGAGGAGGAGGTGACTGCTGTGGATGGTTATGAGACAGACCACCAGGACTACTGTGAAGTGTGCCAGCAAGGAGGCGAGATCATCCTGTGTGATACCTGTCCCCGTGCTTACCACATGGTCTGCCTGGATCCTGATATGGAGAAGGCCCCAGAGGGCAAGTGGAGTTGTCCACACTGT GAAAAGGAAGGTATCCAGTGGGAGGCAAAGGAGGACAACTCTGAGGGTGAAGAAATCCTAGAAGAAGTTGGTGGTGACCCCGAGGAAGAGGATGATCATCACATGGAGTTCTGCCGTGTCTGCAAGGATGGTGGGGAACTGCTCTGCTGTGACACCTGTCCTTCCTCCTACCATATCCATTGCCTGAATCCCCCACTCCCAGAGATCCCCAATGGTGAATGGCTTTGTCCTCGTTGCACA TGCCCTTCGCTGAAAGGTAAAGTTCAGAAGATCTTGATCTGGAAATGGGGGCAGCCACCATCCCCTACACCAGTGCCCCGACCTCCTGATGCTGACCCCAATACTCCTTCCCCTAAGCCTTTGGAGGGGCGACCTGAGCGGCAATTCTTTGTGAAGTGGCAAGGCATGTCCTACTGGCACTGTTCTTGGGTATCAGAACTACAG CTGGAGCTTCACTGCCAAGTGATGTTCCGCAACTACCAGCGCAAGAATGATATGGATGAACCACCATCTGGAGActttggtggggaggaagaaaaaagccgTAAGCGAAAGAACAAAGACCCCAAGTTTGCAGAAATGGAGGAACGCTTCTACCGCTATGGGATTAAACCCGAGTGGATGATGATTCACCGAATCCTCAACCACAG TGTGGATAAGAAGGGTCATGTCCACTATTTGATAAAATGGAGGGACCTACCCTATGATCAGGCATCTTGGGAGAGTGAGGATGTAGAGGTGCAAGACTATGACCTATTCAAGCAGAGTTACTGGAACCACAG GGAGCTAATGCGGGGTGAGGAGGGACGACCTGGCAAAAAGCTCAAGAAGGTTAAGCTGAGAAAGTTGGAGAGGCCCCCTGAAACCCCTACAGTTGAT CCAACAGTGAAGTACGAGCGGCAGCCAGAGTACTTAGATGCCACTGGTGGGACTTTACATCCCTATCAGATGGAGGGATTGAACTGGTTGCGCTTCTCCTGGGCCCAGGGCACTGAcaccatcttggcagatgaaaTGGGCTTAGGCAAGACTGTTCAGACAGCTGTCTTCCTCTATTCTTTGTACAAGGAG ggTCATTCAAAAGGCCCTTTCCTAGTGAGTGCCCCACTTTCTACAATCATCAACTGGGAGCGAGAGTTTGAGATGTGGGCTCCAGACATGTATGTGGTAACCTATGTTGGGGACAAGGATAGTCGTGCCATTATCCGTgaaaatgagttctcttttgaagACAATGCTATCCGTGGTGGCAAGAAGGCTTCAAGAATGAAG AAAGAAGCATCTGTGAAGTTTCATGTGTTACTGACTTCCTATGAACTGATCACCATTGACATGGCCATTCTGGGCTCCATTGATTGGGCCTGCCTGATCGTAGATGAAGCTCATAGGCTGAAGAATAATCAGTCTAAG tTTTTCAGGGTCCTCAATGGCTACTCCCTCCAGCACAAGTTACTACTAACTGGGACTCCTCTACAGAATAACTTAGAGGAGCTCTTCCACCTGCTTAATTTCCTCACTCCAGAAAGGTTCCA caaCCTGGAGGGCTTCTTAGAGGAGTTTGCTGACATTGCCAAGGAGGACCAGATCAAGAAATTGCATGACATGTTGGGTCCTCATATGCTGCGGCGGCTTAAAGCTGATGTCTTCAAGAACATGCCCTCCAAGACAGAGCTGATTGTGCGTGTGGAACTGAGCCCCATGCAGAA GAAATACTACAAGTACATTCTAACCCGAAACTTTGAAGCACTCAATGCTCGGGGTGGTGGCAATCAGGTTTCCCTACTTAATGTGGTGATGGATCTTAAAAAGTGCTGTAATCACCCTTACCTCTTCCCTGTGGCTGCCATG GAAGCACCAAAGATGCCCAATGGGATGTATGATGGCAGTGCCCTAATTCGAGCATCAGGGAAGCTACTTTTATTGCAGAAAATGCTCAAGAACCTCAAAGAGGGTGGCCACCGCGTGCTCATTTTCTCACAG ATGACTAAGATGTTGGACCTGTTAGAAGATTTTTTGGAACATGAAGGTTATAAGTATGAGCGAATTGATGGGGGAATTACTGGGAACATGCGTCAGGAGGCCATTGATCGCTTTAACG CACCTGGTGCTCAGcagttttgctttcttctttctactcGAGCTGGGGGCCTGGGAATCAATCTGGCTACTGCAGATACTGTTATCATCTATGACTCTGATTGGAACCCCCATAATGACATCCAG GCTTTTAGCAGAGCCCATCGAATTGGTCAGAATAAAAAAGTGATGATCTATCGTTTTGTGACCCGTGCTTCAGTAGAGGAACGCATCACACAGGTGGCAAAGAAGAAGATGATGCTTACGCATCTTGTAGTAAGGCCTGGCCTAGGCTCTAAGACTGGCTCCATGTCCAAGCAGGAGCTTGATGATATCCTCAAGTTTGGTACTGAGGAACTATTCAAGGATGAAGCCACTGATGGAG GAGGAGACAACAAGGAAGGAGAAGACAGTAGCGTTATCCACTATGATGACAAGGCCATAGAGCGACTACTGGATCGAAATCAGGATGAAACAGAAGACACAGAACTTCAAGGCATGAATGAATACCTGAGCTCCTTCAAAGTGGCCCAGTACGTGGTACGAGAAGAAGAAATGGGG gaggaagaagaggtagaACGAGAGATCATCAAGCAGGAAGAAAGTGTGGATCCTGACTACTGGGAGAAGCTGCTGCGACATCATTatgagcagcagcaggaggatcTAGCCCGAAACCTAGGCAAAGGGAAGCGAATCCGTAAGCAGGTCAACTACAACGATGGCTCCCAGGAGGATCGAGGTGTGTCTGGCCGGCCCCATCCCCTGCCCTTGGGCCGCTCCCCTAGGGCCGTGGGCCCCGCTCAtctgccctctctccctccagaTTGGCAGGATGACCAGTCAGACAATCAGTCCGACTACTCAGTGGCCTCAGAGGAAGGCGATGAGGACTTTGATGAGCGTTCAGAAG CTCCCAGACGGCCTAGCCGCAAGGGCCTGCGAAATGATAAGGACAAACCGTTGCCTCCATTGTTGGCTCGTGTTGGTGGAAACATTGAG GTACTTGGCTTCAATGCCCGTCAGCGGAAGGCTTTCCTCAATGCCATTATGCGTTATGGGATGCCTCCTCAGGATGCCTTCACTACCCAGTGGCTTGTGCGGGACCTGAGGGGCAAGTCAGAGAAAGAGTTCAA GGCTTATGTGTCTCTCTTTATGCGTCACCTTTGTGAGCCAGGAGCAGATGGGGCTGAGACCTTTGCTGATGGCGTCCCCCGTGAGGGCTTGTCCCGCCAGCATGTCCTTACTCGTATTGGTGTCATGTCACTCATCCGAAAAAAG GTTCAAGAGTTTGAGCATGTCAATGGGCGCTGGAGTATGCCTGAGCTTGCTGAGGTAGAAGAGAACAAGAAGATGTCACAGCCAGGATCACCTTCCCCTAAAACTCCCACACCTTCCACTCCAGGAGACACACAACCCAACACTCCTGCACCTGTGCCACCCCCTG ATGATGGGGTGAAAGCAGAGGAGAATAACAATAAAGAAGAAGAgaacacagagggagagagagaagtgaaaccTACAGCTCCTGAGACATCAGTGGAG ggcaCACAGCCCTCTGCATCTAACCCAGAAGAGGAAAAGGTTCTCGCTGAGCctctggagggagaagagaaggtggaTAAGCCAGAAGTcaaagagaagactgaggagaCCATGGAGACAGAAACCAAAG GTGTTGCTGAAACGGAAAAGGTAGAGGAGAAATCGGCAGTGGATCTGACCCCGATTGTGGTAGAAGACAAAG aggagaagaaagaagaagaagagaaaaaagaagtaatGCTTCAGAATGGCGAGACTCCAAAGGACCTGGGCGATGAGAAGCAAAAGAAGAACATCAAGCAGCGTTTTATGTTCAACATTGCAGATGGCGGCTTTACTG AGCTGCATTCCCTTTGGCAGAATGAGGAACGGGCAGCCACAGTCACAAAGAAGACCTATGAGATCTGGCATCGGCGGCATGACTACTGGCTACTGGCTGGCATTATTAA CCATGGCTATGCCCGGTGGCAGGACATCCAGAATGACCCACGCTATGCCATTCTTAATGAACCCTTCAAAGGTGAAATGAATCGTGGTAACTTCTTGGAGATAAAGAACAAATTCCTAGCCAGAAGGTTTAAG CTCTTGGAACAAGCCCTGGTGATTGAGGAGCAACTTCGTCGAGCAGCTTACCTGAACATGTCAGAGGACCCCTCCCATCCTTCCATGGCACTCAATACCCGTTTTGCTGAGGTGGAATGTTTGGCTGAGAGCCACCAGCACCTGTCTAAGGAGTCAATGGCAGGAAATAAGCCAGCTAATGCTGTCCTGCACAAAG TTCTGAAACAACTGGAGGAATTGTTGAGTGACATGAAGGCTGATGTTACAAGGCTGCCAGCCACCATTGCCCGTATTCCCCCTGTGGCTGTGCGGCTACAGATGTCAGAGCGTAATATCCTCAGCCGGCTGGCAAACCGGGGCCCCGAACCCACCCCACAGCAG GTAGCCCAGCAGCAGTGA